A stretch of Sulfitobacter sp. THAF37 DNA encodes these proteins:
- a CDS encoding isopenicillin N synthase family oxygenase: MIPHIDLQALGAGDPGAVDAMRVAAMDVGFATIHNTALPARRVRDVIAAYQAFFKQPEAAKAAVDMARTGSNRGWGRSGAEQVDPAANPDYKQVFDCGVTLPAGDPRLADPFYAPNVWPETPDGFRQTIEGYYTDACAVGLEVLRGVAHAIGRRRDAFDAAFDAPMALLRGNYYPQRPALAGEKDFGIAPHTDYGCLTLLATDGTPGLEVRTRGGGWTPVTAQPGTFVINFGEMLEFWSNGKVIATPHRVVGGSDERLSVPLFFNPSRETNVAPPGSDRVITAGDHLSKRYNETYLHLARA, translated from the coding sequence ATGATTCCCCACATCGATCTACAGGCGCTTGGCGCTGGCGATCCGGGCGCCGTCGATGCCATGCGCGTGGCGGCGATGGACGTGGGTTTTGCGACCATCCACAACACCGCGCTTCCGGCCCGCCGGGTCCGCGACGTCATCGCGGCCTACCAGGCGTTCTTCAAGCAGCCCGAAGCGGCCAAGGCCGCTGTCGACATGGCCAGGACCGGGTCCAACCGGGGATGGGGCAGGTCGGGTGCAGAGCAGGTCGATCCGGCCGCCAATCCGGATTACAAGCAGGTCTTTGACTGCGGTGTGACGCTGCCCGCGGGCGATCCGCGTCTTGCTGACCCGTTCTATGCGCCCAACGTCTGGCCCGAAACGCCCGACGGGTTTCGGCAGACAATCGAAGGCTACTACACCGACGCCTGCGCCGTGGGACTGGAGGTGCTGCGCGGGGTGGCCCATGCGATCGGTCGGCGGCGTGACGCTTTCGACGCCGCCTTTGACGCCCCGATGGCGCTTTTGCGGGGCAATTACTATCCGCAGAGGCCGGCACTGGCGGGAGAAAAGGATTTCGGCATCGCACCGCACACCGATTATGGCTGTCTGACACTGCTGGCCACGGACGGGACCCCCGGGTTGGAGGTCCGCACGCGCGGCGGCGGATGGACCCCCGTCACGGCCCAACCGGGGACCTTTGTCATCAATTTCGGCGAGATGCTGGAGTTCTGGAGCAATGGAAAGGTGATCGCGACACCGCACCGGGTTGTCGGCGGCAGTGATGAACGCCTCTCGGTGCCGCTGTTCTTCAATCCGTCGCGCGAAACCAATGTGGCCCCGCCGGGATCGGACCGGGTGATCACCGCGGGGGACCACCTGTCGAAACGCTATAACGAGACTTACCTCCACCTTGCCAGGGCCTGA
- a CDS encoding iron-sulfur cluster assembly accessory protein: MFGIPGKQAVTMTPKASAQISKLMASAGHAGLRIGVKKGGCAGMEYTMEYVDTADPNDEVVEQDGARVMIAPMAQMFLFGTEIDYETTLLESGFKFSNPNVTEACGCGESIKFDENLGAK; the protein is encoded by the coding sequence ATGTTCGGCATTCCCGGCAAGCAAGCCGTCACCATGACGCCCAAGGCGTCCGCCCAGATATCCAAGCTGATGGCATCCGCGGGCCATGCGGGCCTGCGCATCGGCGTCAAGAAGGGCGGCTGCGCGGGCATGGAATACACCATGGAATACGTGGATACCGCCGATCCCAACGACGAAGTCGTGGAGCAGGACGGCGCCCGGGTGATGATCGCACCGATGGCGCAGATGTTCCTGTTCGGCACGGAAATCGACTATGAAACCACGCTGCTGGAAAGCGGGTTCAAGTTCTCCAATCCCAATGTGACCGAAGCCTGTGGATGCGGCGAATCCATCAAGTTCGACGAAAATCTCGGCGCCAAGTGA
- the tpiA gene encoding triose-phosphate isomerase, giving the protein MPPKIAAGNWKMNGTQSALDELDTLAGILPKDGVEVVICPPATLLVPAAARGSAIAIGAQDCHAAEKGAHTGDISAAMVADTGAAYVILGHSERRDAHGETDADVNAKMHAAWAAGLTAILCLGESEADRDAGRTLDVVGAQLAGSLPQGATPDNTVLAYEPIWAIGTGKVPTQEQIVDVHDFLRAQLVDRLGAQSGNAIALLYGGSVKGDNAATIFEAQNVNGALVGGASLKAADFAPIVSALAAS; this is encoded by the coding sequence ATGCCCCCCAAGATCGCCGCCGGAAACTGGAAGATGAACGGCACGCAATCGGCCCTCGACGAACTCGACACCCTGGCAGGGATCCTGCCCAAGGACGGCGTTGAGGTTGTCATCTGTCCGCCAGCCACCCTGCTGGTTCCTGCCGCGGCGCGCGGGTCGGCCATCGCCATCGGCGCGCAGGATTGCCATGCGGCCGAAAAAGGCGCGCACACCGGGGACATCTCCGCAGCGATGGTGGCGGATACCGGCGCGGCCTACGTGATCCTGGGCCATTCCGAACGCCGCGACGCGCACGGCGAGACCGACGCCGACGTCAACGCCAAGATGCACGCAGCCTGGGCTGCCGGGCTGACCGCGATCCTGTGCCTTGGCGAATCCGAAGCCGACCGTGACGCGGGCCGCACGCTGGATGTGGTGGGCGCGCAGCTCGCGGGCTCTCTGCCCCAGGGCGCCACCCCGGACAACACCGTGCTCGCATATGAACCGATCTGGGCCATCGGCACCGGCAAGGTACCGACACAGGAGCAGATCGTCGACGTACACGATTTCCTGCGCGCACAGCTGGTGGACCGGCTTGGCGCACAAAGCGGCAACGCCATCGCGCTGCTCTACGGCGGGTCCGTCAAGGGGGACAATGCCGCGACGATCTTCGAAGCGCAGAATGTGAATGGTGCGCTGGTGGGCGGTGCCAGCCTCAAGGCCGCCGACTTCGCGCCCATCGTGTCGGCGCTGGCGGCATCCTGA
- the rimK gene encoding 30S ribosomal protein S6--L-glutamate ligase, which produces MNALTFGWEEWVSLPDLGLPAIKAKVDTGARTSALHAHDIETFGSSAKPKVRFNVHPIPGREDISITCSAPLIDRREVTSSNGESEQRLVIGSTLEVAGERWPIEITLTNRASMNSRMLLGRQALGDNIIISATERRLQPDLSYDVYHSAKVRHAAPRRALRIAVLSREDNYSTRRLVEAGEERGHTVEVIDTTRCYMAINALAPEVHYDGKRLPRYDAVIPRIGASITAYGTAVIRQFETIGTYSVNGSAGITASRDKLHAHQILASKKIGMPTTAFAASPKDTSNLMALVGTAPLIVKLLESTQGKGVVLAETKKAAESVIDAFRGLKANFLVQDFVKEAAGEDIRCLVVAGKVVAAMKRTGAEGDFRSNLHRGGSAKVVRISKEERDTAVRAARAFGLGKAGVDLLRSETGPKVLEVNSSPGFEGIEKATGKDIVGKIYDEIEARVKPQPSRRRKS; this is translated from the coding sequence ATGAACGCTTTGACATTCGGCTGGGAAGAATGGGTATCCTTGCCCGACCTCGGTCTGCCCGCCATCAAGGCCAAGGTGGATACCGGCGCGCGCACCTCGGCACTGCATGCACACGACATCGAAACCTTCGGCTCCTCCGCCAAACCCAAGGTGCGGTTCAACGTCCACCCCATTCCGGGCCGCGAAGACATTTCGATCACCTGTTCCGCCCCCCTCATCGACCGCCGCGAGGTCACGTCCTCCAACGGGGAAAGCGAACAGCGCCTCGTCATCGGGTCGACGCTGGAGGTGGCTGGCGAACGCTGGCCGATCGAGATCACCCTGACCAACCGGGCCAGCATGAACAGCCGCATGCTGCTGGGCCGTCAGGCGCTGGGGGATAACATCATCATCTCCGCAACCGAGCGGCGGCTGCAGCCCGACCTCAGCTATGACGTCTATCACAGTGCAAAGGTCCGTCACGCGGCCCCCCGGCGGGCCCTGCGCATCGCCGTTCTCAGCCGCGAGGACAACTATTCCACCCGCCGCCTTGTCGAAGCCGGTGAGGAACGCGGCCACACCGTCGAGGTGATCGACACCACACGCTGCTACATGGCGATCAATGCTCTCGCCCCCGAAGTGCATTACGACGGCAAGCGCCTGCCGCGCTACGATGCCGTGATCCCGCGCATCGGCGCATCCATCACCGCCTACGGAACCGCCGTGATCCGCCAGTTCGAAACCATCGGCACATACAGTGTCAACGGCAGCGCGGGGATCACCGCCAGCCGCGACAAGCTGCACGCGCACCAGATCCTCGCCTCCAAGAAGATCGGCATGCCCACGACCGCCTTCGCCGCGTCGCCCAAGGACACGAGCAACCTGATGGCGCTGGTCGGCACCGCCCCGCTGATCGTCAAACTGCTGGAATCGACCCAGGGCAAGGGCGTGGTGCTGGCCGAGACGAAAAAGGCCGCCGAATCCGTGATCGATGCCTTCCGGGGTCTCAAGGCGAACTTCCTGGTGCAGGATTTCGTGAAAGAGGCGGCAGGCGAGGACATCCGCTGCCTGGTGGTGGCGGGCAAGGTCGTGGCGGCGATGAAACGCACCGGGGCGGAGGGGGATTTCCGCTCCAACCTGCACCGGGGCGGATCGGCCAAGGTTGTGCGCATCTCGAAAGAGGAACGTGACACCGCCGTGCGCGCCGCCCGCGCCTTTGGCCTGGGCAAGGCGGGGGTGGACCTGCTGCGCTCCGAGACCGGGCCGAAGGTGCTTGAGGTCAATTCCTCCCCCGGTTTCGAAGGCATCGAAAAGGCCACCGGCAAGGATATCGTCGGCAAGATCTATGACGAGATCGAAGCACGGGTGAAACCGCAGCCAAGCCGGCGGCGCAAGTCGTGA
- a CDS encoding SUF system Fe-S cluster assembly protein, translating into MTENAHPLEGTPLIAPSSTDHPLYDQVVEACRTVYDPEIPVNIYELGLIYTIDIDAENAVDIKMSLTAPGCPVAGEMPGWVADAVEPLPGVKQVNVELVWEPPWGMDMMSDEARLELGFM; encoded by the coding sequence ATGACCGAGAACGCACACCCGCTCGAAGGCACACCGCTGATCGCGCCCTCCAGCACCGATCACCCGCTCTACGATCAGGTGGTCGAGGCCTGCCGCACGGTCTATGACCCCGAGATCCCGGTAAACATCTACGAGCTGGGCCTGATCTATACCATCGACATCGACGCGGAAAACGCGGTGGACATCAAGATGTCGCTGACCGCGCCCGGTTGCCCGGTGGCAGGCGAAATGCCCGGATGGGTCGCCGATGCCGTCGAACCGCTGCCCGGGGTCAAACAGGTGAACGTGGAACTGGTTTGGGAACCGCCCTGGGGCATGGACATGATGTCCGACGAGGCGCGGCTGGAACTGGGCTTTATGTAA
- a CDS encoding alkene reductase, with product MTQPLFTPGKAGAIEARNRMVMAPLTRNRADNDTGEVGDMHVDYYRQRAGAGIIITEATQISPEGKGYIQTPGIHTPGQAAAWRRVTDAVHEAGGKIVVQLWHVGRISHTSLQPNGQQPVAPSASNAGVKTFTANGFENTSDPRALELVEIPRLIADYTNAAKMAKEAGFDGVEVHGANGYLLDQFLKTGSNYRTDGYGGPVENRAKLLLEVMDAVTKVWGGDRVGLRLSPFSPANGISDDNPQETFEYVVEALNRFNLAYLHMVEGATGGARDLEEGQSIVKLRELFKGPYMANNGYDRQMALKAVEDGHAEFIAIGRPFIANPDLVERYKHDLPIAEGDRDTYYGGGREGFTDYPEYRRDAAE from the coding sequence ATGACCCAACCGCTCTTCACCCCCGGCAAGGCCGGGGCAATCGAGGCACGCAACCGCATGGTGATGGCGCCGCTGACCCGCAACCGCGCGGACAACGACACCGGCGAAGTGGGCGACATGCATGTCGATTACTACCGCCAGCGCGCCGGTGCCGGCATCATCATCACCGAGGCGACCCAGATCAGCCCCGAAGGCAAGGGGTACATCCAGACCCCGGGCATCCACACGCCCGGTCAGGCCGCGGCCTGGCGCAGGGTGACGGATGCCGTGCACGAGGCGGGCGGCAAGATCGTCGTGCAGCTTTGGCATGTGGGCCGGATCAGCCATACCTCGTTGCAGCCGAACGGTCAGCAACCGGTGGCCCCTTCGGCCAGCAACGCGGGGGTGAAAACCTTTACCGCGAACGGGTTCGAGAACACGTCGGATCCCCGCGCGCTGGAACTTGTGGAAATTCCGCGCCTGATCGCCGACTATACCAATGCCGCGAAGATGGCCAAGGAGGCGGGCTTTGACGGGGTCGAGGTGCATGGCGCCAACGGCTACCTGCTGGACCAGTTCCTGAAGACCGGCAGCAACTACCGCACCGATGGCTACGGTGGCCCGGTGGAAAACCGCGCCAAGCTGCTGCTTGAGGTGATGGACGCGGTGACGAAGGTGTGGGGGGGCGACCGTGTCGGTCTTCGGCTCTCGCCGTTCTCGCCCGCCAACGGCATCAGCGATGACAACCCGCAAGAAACTTTTGAATACGTGGTCGAGGCGCTGAACCGTTTCAACCTGGCCTATCTCCACATGGTCGAAGGTGCGACCGGCGGGGCGCGTGACCTGGAAGAGGGGCAGAGCATCGTCAAGCTGCGCGAGCTGTTCAAAGGCCCCTACATGGCCAACAACGGCTATGACCGCCAGATGGCGCTCAAGGCGGTTGAAGACGGCCACGCGGAATTCATCGCCATTGGCCGCCCGTTCATCGCCAACCCCGATCTGGTCGAACGCTACAAGCACGATCTGCCCATCGCGGAGGGCGACAGGGACACCTACTACGGTGGCGGGCGCGAGGGGTTCACGGATTATCCCGAATACCGCCGCGACGCGGCAGAGTAA
- the tgt gene encoding tRNA guanosine(34) transglycosylase Tgt, which yields MTPITFERQATDGKARTGVIHTPRGDIRTPAFMPVGTAATVKAMMPENVAATGADILLGNTYHLMLRPTAERVARLGGLHRFMNWSGPILTDSGGFQVMSLADLRKLTERGVTFKSHIDGSRHEITPERSMEIQALLGSDIVMCFDECPALPASRDRIADSMELSMRWAKRSKDAFGDRPGHALFGIQQGGLERDLRQHSAEALREIGFDGYAVGGLAVGEGQAAMFDCLDYAADQLPEDKPRYLMGVGKPDDIVGAVARGIDMMDCVLPSRSGRTGQVFTRLGVLNIKNARHADDPRPLDENCSCPACRHYSRAYLHHVFRSQEIISSMLLTWHNLHYFQDIMAGMRAAIAAGTFGAWQADFHATRAQGDIDPL from the coding sequence ATGACCCCGATCACCTTTGAAAGACAGGCCACGGATGGCAAGGCACGCACCGGGGTGATCCACACGCCGAGGGGCGATATCCGCACGCCCGCCTTCATGCCGGTGGGCACCGCCGCGACGGTCAAGGCGATGATGCCCGAAAACGTGGCCGCCACCGGGGCCGATATCCTGCTGGGCAACACCTACCATCTGATGCTGCGCCCCACGGCAGAGCGGGTGGCGCGTCTGGGCGGGCTGCACAGGTTCATGAACTGGTCCGGGCCGATCCTGACGGATTCGGGCGGTTTCCAGGTGATGAGCCTTGCCGATCTGCGCAAGCTGACCGAGCGCGGTGTGACCTTCAAGAGCCATATCGACGGATCGCGGCACGAGATCACGCCGGAACGCTCGATGGAGATACAGGCGCTGCTGGGCAGCGACATCGTCATGTGTTTCGACGAGTGCCCCGCATTGCCCGCATCGCGCGACCGCATTGCCGACAGCATGGAGCTGTCGATGCGATGGGCAAAGCGGTCGAAGGACGCCTTTGGCGACCGGCCCGGCCATGCGCTGTTCGGCATCCAGCAGGGCGGGCTGGAACGCGACCTGCGCCAGCACAGCGCCGAGGCCCTGCGCGAGATCGGGTTCGACGGATACGCGGTTGGCGGTCTGGCGGTGGGCGAGGGGCAGGCGGCGATGTTCGACTGTCTGGACTATGCCGCCGACCAGCTGCCCGAGGACAAACCGCGGTATCTGATGGGCGTGGGCAAGCCCGATGACATCGTGGGCGCGGTGGCCAGGGGCATCGACATGATGGATTGCGTGCTGCCGTCGCGGTCGGGGCGCACGGGGCAGGTGTTTACCCGGCTCGGCGTGCTGAACATCAAGAATGCGCGCCACGCGGACGATCCACGCCCGCTGGATGAAAATTGCTCCTGTCCGGCCTGCCGCCACTATTCCCGCGCCTATCTGCACCATGTTTTCCGCAGCCAGGAGATCATAAGCTCCATGCTGCTGACCTGGCACAACCTGCACTATTTTCAGGACATCATGGCCGGGATGCGGGCGGCGATTGCGGCGGGCACCTTCGGCGCATGGCAAGCCGATTTCCACGCGACCCGCGCGCAGGGCGATATCGACCCGCTGTAG
- a CDS encoding mechanosensitive ion channel family protein: MQPTPIIRFFRQLALRLVLVLVCTASAAWAQDPWFEQDSLNPGLPPAPSSMDRATPMAAMETFLHLTDQGHFSEAAHLLDLSDVAQADQQFVGAVRAEELAVILERKVVIPWSSLEDRPDGWISGSSDDNDTGRVRRSILIDRLERSGHPVPLRLNRIKVGEDAAPVWVFSRQTVDNIPALHELYGPTELEMAMPEWLRVPAFWGMFLWEVLFLPAFMLLALIAATIAYRILRRIGDNAKHRSVRFVARSSKWPAAIIIFAFTIGTATSRILVVTGIIDAVVSPLVLISYVVAITLAIVLVIDEIFDRISVSSATELADPENAHLRAVATTISAARKFVIVIATLAASGVVLSSITTFGTLGLSLLASAGALTVVLGFAAREVLGNILASVQIALNRSARIGDLLMFEGYFCTVERIDFTYVQLMVWDGTRLIVPVSTFVSDPFENWSIEDTEMIRPIYLTLAHGADVAHLRKVFFDLLDKEDPSDVAPMDRAKVNVIEQDAIGMKVRFELPTANPGTFWDVECRVREALLAEAARLECESDRRVFPMIPQDITPA; this comes from the coding sequence ATGCAGCCGACCCCGATCATCCGCTTTTTCCGACAGCTCGCCCTGCGGCTGGTGCTGGTGCTGGTCTGCACCGCCTCTGCCGCCTGGGCGCAGGACCCCTGGTTCGAGCAGGACAGTCTCAACCCCGGCCTGCCGCCCGCACCGTCCTCCATGGACCGCGCCACACCGATGGCGGCGATGGAAACATTTCTGCACCTCACGGACCAGGGACACTTCAGCGAAGCGGCGCATCTGCTGGACCTGTCCGACGTCGCGCAGGCCGACCAGCAGTTCGTCGGCGCGGTCCGCGCAGAGGAACTGGCGGTCATCCTTGAGCGCAAGGTGGTCATCCCCTGGTCCTCGCTTGAGGATCGGCCCGATGGCTGGATCTCGGGCAGTTCCGACGACAACGACACCGGGCGGGTGCGCCGCTCGATCCTGATCGACCGGCTGGAACGCAGCGGTCATCCGGTGCCCCTGCGGCTCAACCGGATCAAGGTCGGAGAGGACGCGGCACCGGTCTGGGTGTTCTCGCGACAGACGGTGGACAACATCCCGGCACTGCACGAACTCTACGGGCCCACCGAACTGGAAATGGCCATGCCCGAATGGCTGCGCGTCCCGGCATTCTGGGGCATGTTCCTTTGGGAAGTGCTGTTCCTGCCGGCCTTCATGCTGCTTGCCCTGATCGCGGCGACAATCGCCTACCGCATCCTGCGCCGGATCGGCGACAATGCCAAACACCGCAGCGTGCGGTTCGTCGCGCGGTCGTCGAAATGGCCCGCGGCGATCATCATCTTCGCCTTCACCATCGGGACGGCCACCAGCCGCATTCTCGTAGTGACGGGGATCATCGACGCGGTGGTGTCGCCCCTGGTGCTGATTTCCTACGTGGTGGCGATCACGCTGGCAATCGTATTGGTCATCGACGAGATCTTCGACCGCATCAGCGTTTCCTCCGCGACCGAACTGGCCGACCCGGAGAACGCGCATCTGCGGGCGGTTGCGACCACCATTTCCGCCGCGAGAAAATTCGTGATCGTGATCGCCACGCTGGCGGCTTCGGGGGTTGTGCTCAGCTCCATCACCACCTTCGGCACGCTCGGCCTGTCGCTGCTGGCCTCTGCCGGTGCCCTGACGGTGGTGCTGGGTTTCGCGGCGCGCGAGGTGCTGGGCAATATCCTGGCCTCCGTCCAGATCGCGCTGAACCGCTCCGCCCGGATCGGCGATCTGCTGATGTTCGAAGGCTATTTCTGCACCGTCGAGCGGATCGACTTTACCTATGTGCAGCTGATGGTCTGGGATGGAACCCGCCTGATCGTGCCGGTCAGCACCTTCGTTTCGGACCCGTTCGAGAACTGGTCGATCGAGGATACCGAAATGATACGGCCCATTTATCTGACCCTCGCGCATGGGGCGGACGTGGCGCATCTGCGCAAGGTCTTCTTCGACCTGCTGGACAAGGAGGACCCCTCCGATGTGGCGCCGATGGACCGCGCAAAGGTCAACGTGATCGAACAGGACGCCATTGGCATGAAGGTCCGCTTTGAACTTCCAACAGCCAATCCCGGCACCTTTTGGGACGTGGAATGCCGCGTCCGCGAGGCGCTGCTGGCCGAGGCCGCCCGCCTGGAGTGCGAAAGCGACCGCCGGGTCTTTCCGATGATCCCGCAGGACATCACACCGGCTTGA
- a CDS encoding SPFH domain-containing protein, with amino-acid sequence MDIENLIVGVLENNLAFLLLAVLVVIVIFKAVKIVPQSEQHVVERFGRLRKVLGPGINMIVPFIDRVAHRVSILERQLPTASQDAITRDNVLTQVDTSVFYRITEPEKTVYRIRDVDSAISTTVAGIVRAEIGKMDLDEVQANRSALITTIKANVEDAVDNWGIEVTRAEILDVNLDAATRAAMMQQLNAERARRAQVTEAEGKKRAVELAADAELYASEQTAKARRVLAEAEAYATQVVAEAINQNGLEAAQYQIALKQVEALNGMGSGQGNQTIIVPAEALAAFGDAFKLLGGRG; translated from the coding sequence GTGGACATCGAGAACCTGATCGTCGGAGTGCTGGAAAACAACCTGGCCTTCCTGCTGCTGGCTGTCCTTGTCGTCATTGTCATCTTCAAGGCGGTCAAGATCGTGCCGCAGTCCGAACAGCACGTCGTCGAACGCTTCGGCAGGCTGCGCAAGGTGCTGGGGCCCGGCATCAACATGATCGTCCCCTTCATCGACCGCGTGGCGCACCGGGTGTCGATCCTTGAGCGGCAGCTGCCAACCGCCAGCCAGGATGCGATCACCCGCGACAACGTGCTGACCCAGGTGGACACCTCGGTCTTCTATCGCATCACCGAACCGGAAAAGACCGTCTACCGCATCCGCGACGTGGACAGCGCGATCTCGACCACCGTGGCGGGGATCGTCCGCGCCGAGATCGGCAAGATGGACCTCGACGAGGTGCAGGCGAACCGCTCGGCCCTGATCACCACCATCAAGGCCAACGTGGAGGACGCGGTGGACAACTGGGGGATCGAGGTCACACGGGCCGAGATACTCGATGTGAACCTTGATGCCGCCACCCGCGCCGCGATGATGCAACAGCTCAACGCCGAACGTGCCCGCCGTGCCCAGGTGACCGAAGCCGAGGGCAAGAAGCGCGCGGTGGAACTGGCCGCCGATGCCGAGCTTTACGCGTCTGAACAGACCGCCAAGGCACGCCGCGTGCTGGCCGAGGCCGAAGCCTATGCAACCCAGGTCGTGGCCGAGGCGATCAATCAGAACGGGCTGGAAGCCGCGCAATACCAGATCGCCCTGAAACAGGTCGAAGCCCTGAACGGCATGGGGTCGGGCCAGGGCAATCAGACGATCATTGTCCCCGCAGAGGCGCTGGCCGCCTTTGGCGATGCGTTCAAGCTGCTCGGGGGGCGAGGCTGA
- a CDS encoding NfeD family protein — protein MAAYLTLWWVWICIALALGVLELLTPGFIFLAFGLGAIIMAGLVLVLPTGNVPALLALFAILSLLVWIGLRYAFRRQSSGARIITRDINEN, from the coding sequence ATGGCGGCCTATCTGACGCTCTGGTGGGTCTGGATCTGCATCGCACTGGCGCTTGGCGTGCTGGAACTGCTGACACCCGGCTTCATCTTTCTGGCCTTCGGGTTGGGTGCCATCATCATGGCGGGCCTCGTGCTGGTGCTGCCTACGGGCAACGTGCCGGCCCTGCTTGCGCTTTTTGCGATCCTGTCCCTGCTGGTCTGGATCGGCCTGCGCTATGCCTTCCGTCGGCAGTCCAGCGGCGCGCGTATCATCACCCGCGATATCAACGAAAACTGA
- a CDS encoding TfoX/Sxy family protein produces the protein MSLGAGDIAFARDLFSDIPDLTTRRMFGGLGIYCGDTIFGLMLSDGRLMLKARGDFAQRLAEDGAEQWIYSRRSGADSAMPYWTLPEAAMDDPDRATALARDAIAALR, from the coding sequence GTGAGCCTTGGCGCGGGGGATATCGCCTTCGCACGGGACCTGTTTTCAGACATACCTGACCTGACCACCCGCCGCATGTTCGGCGGGCTGGGCATCTATTGCGGCGATACCATTTTTGGTCTGATGCTGTCCGACGGACGCCTGATGCTCAAGGCGCGGGGCGATTTCGCGCAGCGTCTGGCAGAGGACGGGGCCGAGCAATGGATCTACAGCCGCAGGAGCGGGGCCGATAGCGCCATGCCCTACTGGACCCTGCCGGAGGCCGCGATGGACGACCCCGATCGCGCCACGGCCCTTGCGCGGGATGCGATTGCCGCCCTGCGCTGA